The Scomber japonicus isolate fScoJap1 chromosome 8, fScoJap1.pri, whole genome shotgun sequence genome has a segment encoding these proteins:
- the znf185 gene encoding zinc finger protein 185, whose amino-acid sequence MSKEGDRAAVFRTTKVRTKLKGDASWMQNRSEPENVSVEEKPWMAEVRAGRVDGAPIETSPVSSPVKSTPSPVKSDTER is encoded by the exons ATGTCAAAAG agGGGGACAGAGCTGCTGTGTTCCGTACCACCAAAGTACGGACCAAGCTGAAGGGGGACGCCAGCTGGATGCAGAACCGCAGTGAACCTGAGAATGTGAGCGTGGAAGAGAAGCCATG GATGGCAGAAGTGAGAGCTGGCCGTGTGGATGGGGCTCCTATTGAGACAAGTCCAGTGTCCTCACCAGTGAAATCCACTCCGTCACCCGTCAAGTCTGACACTGAAAGGTAA